In Virgibacillus sp. NKC19-16, a single genomic region encodes these proteins:
- a CDS encoding M20/M25/M40 family metallo-hydrolase has protein sequence MSSVNQERLVNEFFELVKIDSETEHEADIAEVLKRKFKDLGLEVTEDASKEKTGHGAGNLICTLKGNKKEADPIYFTSHMDTVVPGNGIKPSIQDGYIISDGTTILGADDKAGLAAMLEAIRIMEENAIKHGDIQFVVTVGEESGLVGAKALDSSLLNAKYGYAVDSNGAVGDIIIEAPTQAKISAVIKGKTAHAGVAPEKGVSAITIAAKAISNMPLGRIDKETTANIGRFEGGTKTNIVADHVEILAEARSLIPGKMEAQVTKMKEAFEKTAEEQGGSADVTVDIKYPGYKQQEGDQVVEVARKAASEIGRRSKLLESGGGSDANVIAGFGIPTVNLAVGYEEIHTTNERIPVEELVKITELITEISKQAAK, from the coding sequence ATGAGCTCAGTAAATCAGGAACGATTAGTTAATGAATTTTTTGAACTTGTAAAGATTGATTCAGAGACAGAACATGAAGCGGATATAGCTGAAGTATTAAAACGTAAATTTAAAGATTTAGGCCTGGAAGTTACAGAGGATGCAAGTAAAGAAAAAACAGGGCATGGTGCCGGTAATCTCATTTGTACGTTAAAAGGGAATAAAAAAGAAGCAGATCCAATTTATTTCACATCCCATATGGATACAGTTGTTCCTGGTAATGGGATTAAACCTTCTATACAAGACGGCTATATTATCTCAGATGGGACAACTATCTTGGGAGCAGATGATAAGGCAGGACTTGCCGCCATGCTGGAGGCGATCCGGATCATGGAGGAAAACGCTATAAAGCATGGAGATATTCAATTTGTTGTCACAGTGGGCGAAGAATCCGGATTAGTAGGAGCAAAAGCATTGGATTCTTCCTTATTAAACGCAAAATATGGCTACGCCGTTGACAGCAATGGAGCGGTAGGCGATATTATCATCGAAGCGCCTACACAAGCAAAGATTTCTGCTGTCATTAAGGGAAAAACAGCGCATGCCGGTGTAGCACCTGAGAAAGGCGTTTCTGCTATCACCATAGCAGCAAAAGCCATTTCCAACATGCCTCTTGGTCGAATCGATAAGGAGACAACAGCTAATATTGGGCGTTTTGAAGGTGGAACTAAAACTAATATCGTAGCAGACCATGTTGAAATTTTAGCAGAGGCTAGATCACTGATTCCGGGAAAAATGGAAGCACAAGTTACAAAAATGAAGGAAGCATTTGAAAAGACGGCTGAAGAACAAGGTGGCTCTGCTGATGTAACGGTTGATATAAAATATCCTGGATACAAGCAGCAAGAAGGCGATCAAGTTGTTGAAGTTGCCCGAAAAGCAGCTAGTGAAATTGGTCGCAGGAGCAAACTATTAGAAAGTGGTGGTGGCAGTGATGCGAATGTCATTGCCGGATTCGGAATTCCTACCGTTAATTTGGCTGTTGGGTACGAAGAAATCCATACAACAAATGAGCGAATTCCGGTTGAAGAATTAGTGAAAATCACCGAACTAATTACAGAAATTAGCAAACAGGCGGCAAAATAA
- the mce gene encoding methylmalonyl-CoA epimerase, protein MGKIRVLVAKPGLDGHDRGALVISQALRDHGMEVIYTGLRQTPVQIAQAAVQEDVDVIGLSSLSGAHKTLFPKIIDELKKRDATDIPVVGGGVIPSEDIPFLLDKGIKRIFTSGSSTESLASYIQELIEPIGAAVDNPKKIAHVGIAVRNIDDTLAFYTDSLGMELEGVEKVDSEGVKIAFLKIGESRFELLEPLNDSSPIQKFLDKKGEGIHHIAVEVDNIEARLNQLKSEGVRLINEKAKSGAHNSQIAFIHPKAANGVLVELAQQAGEGSEE, encoded by the coding sequence ATGGGAAAAATTCGTGTATTGGTTGCTAAACCTGGACTTGATGGGCATGACCGGGGAGCATTGGTGATATCTCAGGCGCTTCGTGACCATGGAATGGAAGTTATTTATACCGGACTGAGGCAAACTCCTGTACAAATAGCACAAGCAGCCGTTCAGGAAGACGTGGATGTCATTGGCCTGTCTTCCTTATCAGGAGCACATAAAACATTATTTCCAAAGATAATCGATGAATTAAAAAAAAGAGATGCTACTGATATTCCTGTTGTTGGCGGTGGGGTAATTCCAAGTGAAGATATACCATTTTTACTGGATAAAGGTATCAAAAGAATATTTACAAGTGGTTCTTCTACCGAGTCTTTAGCATCATATATTCAGGAATTGATTGAACCAATAGGCGCAGCTGTAGATAATCCTAAAAAAATTGCCCATGTTGGAATAGCGGTACGTAATATTGACGATACTCTTGCATTTTATACAGATTCATTAGGTATGGAATTAGAAGGCGTGGAAAAAGTAGATTCGGAAGGAGTAAAAATTGCTTTCTTAAAAATTGGCGAATCACGTTTCGAATTGCTGGAGCCACTAAATGATTCATCACCAATTCAAAAGTTCCTGGATAAAAAAGGAGAGGGGATCCATCATATTGCAGTAGAAGTTGATAATATCGAAGCTCGTTTAAACCAATTAAAATCAGAGGGTGTTCGATTAATCAATGAGAAGGCGAAATCAGGGGCACATAACAGCCAAATCGCTTTTATCCATCCAAAAGCAGCGAACGGTGTATTAGTAGAATTGGCTCAGCAGGCAGGCGAGGGAAGTGAAGAATAA
- a CDS encoding acyl-CoA mutase large subunit family protein encodes MSDKKMNNGKKNWEKSVDATIKRFPERKNPFTTSSGIEVERLYTSESDHLGFPGHYPYTRGIQPTMYRSRFWTMRQYAGFGSAVETNKRFRYLLEQGQTGLSVAFDLPTQIGYDSDDVMAEGEVGKVGVAIDSLEDMEKLLDQIPLDKVSTSMTINAPASVLLCMYIAVGQKQGVPLEKLTGTIQNDILKEYIARGTYIYPPKPSMRLITNIFEYCQENVPKFNTISISGYHIREAGSNAVQEAAFTIANGMAYVDAAIESGLDVDTFAPRLAFFFNAHNNFFEEVAKFRVARRIWAKIMKEHYKAKNEKSWKLRFHTQTGGSTLTAQQPDNNIVRVTLQALAAVMGGTQSLHTNSRDEALSLPTEESARIALRTQQIIANESGIGDTIDPLGGSYYVEELTDRMEKEVNAYLDRIKEIGGAVQAVEEGYMQREIQQNAYEIQKGIEKEEEIIVGLNKFKLDEEINPDLLKVNEELEQAQIKSVEEIRGQRNNADVSRALEAIRVAAKTEDVNIIPFILDAVKVYATIGEICNVMRDEFGEYTGI; translated from the coding sequence ATGAGTGATAAGAAGATGAACAATGGAAAAAAGAACTGGGAGAAATCTGTTGACGCAACAATAAAGCGCTTTCCTGAAAGAAAGAACCCTTTTACGACATCTTCAGGTATTGAAGTGGAACGATTATATACGTCAGAGTCTGATCACCTGGGGTTTCCAGGTCATTACCCATATACAAGAGGGATACAGCCAACTATGTACCGCAGTCGTTTTTGGACAATGCGCCAGTATGCAGGATTTGGATCTGCAGTTGAAACCAATAAGCGGTTTAGGTATTTATTGGAGCAAGGTCAAACAGGACTTTCAGTTGCGTTTGATTTACCAACACAAATTGGTTATGATTCAGATGATGTCATGGCTGAAGGGGAAGTAGGAAAAGTCGGAGTGGCAATCGATTCGCTAGAAGATATGGAGAAATTACTGGATCAAATCCCTCTAGATAAAGTAAGTACATCCATGACGATTAACGCACCGGCTTCTGTCTTACTATGTATGTATATTGCTGTTGGCCAAAAACAAGGAGTGCCGCTTGAAAAACTAACTGGAACGATTCAAAATGATATTTTAAAAGAATACATTGCTAGAGGAACTTACATATATCCACCTAAACCATCTATGCGATTAATTACGAATATATTTGAATACTGCCAAGAAAATGTTCCGAAATTTAATACGATTAGTATTTCCGGTTATCATATTCGTGAGGCAGGGTCAAACGCAGTTCAAGAAGCAGCATTTACCATCGCAAACGGAATGGCATATGTTGATGCAGCGATTGAGTCAGGGCTTGATGTGGACACCTTTGCCCCAAGACTAGCGTTTTTCTTTAATGCCCATAATAACTTCTTTGAAGAGGTAGCTAAATTCCGCGTGGCAAGAAGAATATGGGCCAAAATAATGAAAGAGCATTACAAGGCAAAAAATGAAAAAAGTTGGAAATTAAGGTTTCATACCCAAACAGGTGGATCAACATTAACTGCTCAACAGCCGGATAATAATATTGTCCGTGTTACATTGCAAGCGCTCGCCGCAGTTATGGGCGGAACACAAAGTCTCCATACGAATTCGCGGGATGAGGCGCTGTCGTTACCTACAGAAGAATCAGCTCGTATTGCACTAAGAACACAACAAATTATCGCAAATGAAAGCGGTATAGGTGATACGATTGATCCATTAGGAGGTTCCTATTATGTAGAAGAATTAACCGATCGCATGGAAAAAGAAGTTAATGCATATTTGGATCGGATTAAAGAAATAGGTGGCGCCGTTCAGGCAGTAGAAGAAGGGTATATGCAACGGGAAATTCAGCAAAATGCATATGAAATACAAAAAGGGATCGAAAAAGAAGAAGAGATTATTGTTGGCCTAAACAAATTTAAACTTGATGAAGAAATCAATCCGGATTTACTCAAAGTTAATGAAGAACTTGAACAAGCACAAATAAAATCAGTTGAAGAAATAAGAGGCCAGCGAAATAATGCAGATGTTTCACGGGCATTAGAAGCGATTCGGGTAGCTGCTAAAACGGAAGATGTAAACATAATACCATTCATTTTGGATGCAGTTAAGGTATATGCCACGATTGGGGAAATTTGCAATGTAATGCGTGATGAATTTGGAGAATATACAGGCATATAA
- the prli42 gene encoding stressosome-associated protein Prli42, with the protein MATKQRNQQTKRKPSKRERRAKVLIYIMILAMLLSSLTAGLAMFI; encoded by the coding sequence ATGGCTACAAAACAACGTAATCAACAAACCAAAAGAAAACCATCAAAGCGCGAACGCAGGGCAAAAGTATTGATCTATATCATGATTCTCGCAATGCTTCTGTCATCACTTACCGCTGGGTTAGCAATGTTTATATAA
- a CDS encoding aromatic acid exporter family protein: MKIGYRTIKTAIGTPIAISIAQFLDLTNFVSAGILTILCIQPSRKKSFLSAWHRFFACILAILFSFIFFETIGYNTIAVALMLIAFIPTTVFLKITPGIATSSVITLNLYSFSNMSSTFIIEQLLIIIIGIGTAFLLNLYMPSLDVDLKKQQNKLEANFKIILYEIALYIRNKNVSWDGKEVSETEEILQEAEDLVERDRENHLLRSKHPYHEYFKMRTRQFELLQRMLPLVTKLPNKDSISEKIAVFFENLSESVHPENTAALFLDDLEELRSEFNQEDLPETQEEFETRANLFRLLHEIEDYLNLKRKYKKSDIKRKSSVE; encoded by the coding sequence GTGAAAATTGGCTATCGAACAATTAAGACCGCGATAGGGACCCCCATTGCAATTTCGATTGCTCAATTCTTAGACCTGACAAACTTTGTATCAGCAGGCATATTAACCATATTATGTATTCAGCCTTCAAGAAAAAAATCTTTCTTAAGTGCATGGCATCGTTTTTTTGCTTGTATTTTGGCAATTTTATTTTCATTTATCTTTTTTGAAACGATTGGTTATAATACAATTGCTGTAGCTTTAATGTTAATTGCATTTATTCCAACAACTGTTTTTCTAAAAATCACACCTGGAATAGCAACCAGTTCTGTTATCACGTTAAATTTGTATAGTTTTTCCAATATGTCATCTACATTTATTATTGAACAGCTTCTAATCATCATTATCGGGATAGGGACCGCTTTTCTTTTAAATTTATATATGCCCAGCTTGGATGTGGATTTAAAGAAACAACAAAACAAACTGGAAGCTAATTTTAAAATAATATTATATGAAATAGCACTGTACATAAGAAATAAAAATGTATCATGGGATGGCAAAGAAGTATCGGAAACGGAAGAAATTTTACAAGAAGCAGAGGATTTAGTAGAACGTGATCGGGAAAATCATCTATTGCGGAGTAAACATCCATACCATGAATATTTTAAGATGCGCACGCGGCAGTTTGAGCTATTACAACGAATGCTTCCACTCGTGACGAAATTACCGAATAAAGACTCCATCTCTGAAAAAATTGCCGTCTTTTTTGAAAATTTATCAGAATCTGTGCATCCCGAGAATACAGCAGCTTTATTCTTGGATGATTTGGAAGAATTGCGGAGCGAGTTTAATCAGGAAGATCTCCCGGAAACACAAGAAGAATTTGAAACAAGAGCGAATTTATTCCGCTTACTGCATGAAATTGAAGACTATTTAAATTTAAAAAGGAAATATAAAAAGAGTGATATCAAAAGAAAAAGTAGTGTAGAATAA
- a CDS encoding acyl-CoA carboxylase subunit beta, whose amino-acid sequence MDIFDKINELYDKRRRSELGGGDERIDKQHAKGKMTARERVDYLLDEHSFVELNPFIEHRSSDFGMNNNDAKGEGVVTGYGKINGKPLYLFAQDFTVYGGALGEMHGKKIAAVMDLAAKNGVPFVGLNDSGGARIQEGVSSLDGYGQVFYRNTIYSGVIPQISVILGPSAGGAVYSPAITDFVIMVEKTSQMFITGPKVIETVTGEKISSEDLGGADIHNSKSGNAHIKTTSEEEALDAVRDLIAYLPANNQEKAARLASKDENNLRPDLVDIVPFDSKIAYDVKNVIDQIVDKNSFFEIHPDFAKNIVVGFARIKGETIGLVCNQPKYMAGGLDIDSSDKAARFIRFCDSFNIPIITFEDVTGFFPGVKQEHGGIIRHGAKILYAYSEATVPKITVITRKAYGGAYVALNSKSIGADLVYAWPNAEIAVMGPEGAANIIFAKEIAESENPEETRQEKINTYREKFANPYIAAGLGMVDDVVDPRETRINLIQALEMLYNKQEERPKKKHGNIPL is encoded by the coding sequence ATGGATATATTTGATAAAATTAATGAGCTATACGATAAACGAAGAAGATCAGAACTTGGTGGTGGAGACGAGCGAATTGATAAACAACATGCAAAAGGGAAGATGACCGCCAGAGAACGTGTTGATTATTTACTTGATGAACATTCATTTGTAGAATTAAACCCTTTTATTGAACACCGATCATCCGATTTTGGGATGAATAACAACGATGCCAAGGGAGAAGGTGTTGTCACAGGATACGGGAAAATTAACGGCAAGCCGCTTTATTTGTTTGCACAGGATTTCACTGTATATGGTGGCGCCCTTGGTGAAATGCATGGAAAGAAAATTGCAGCAGTCATGGATTTAGCTGCTAAAAACGGTGTTCCATTTGTCGGATTAAATGATTCCGGGGGCGCACGCATTCAAGAAGGCGTATCTTCACTTGATGGATATGGGCAAGTTTTTTACCGTAATACTATTTATTCAGGTGTTATCCCACAAATATCTGTTATACTCGGTCCAAGCGCTGGTGGTGCTGTTTATTCACCGGCTATTACCGATTTTGTGATTATGGTTGAAAAGACATCCCAAATGTTTATTACAGGCCCTAAAGTTATTGAAACCGTAACTGGTGAGAAGATTTCTTCAGAAGATTTAGGTGGCGCCGATATTCATAATTCTAAAAGCGGGAATGCACATATTAAAACAACTAGTGAAGAAGAAGCATTGGATGCGGTTCGTGATTTAATTGCCTATCTACCAGCAAATAATCAGGAGAAAGCTGCTAGATTAGCAAGTAAAGACGAAAATAATCTGCGTCCGGATTTAGTAGACATCGTTCCATTTGATTCTAAAATTGCTTATGATGTTAAAAACGTAATTGACCAAATAGTTGATAAGAATAGCTTTTTTGAAATTCATCCCGATTTTGCGAAGAATATCGTTGTTGGTTTTGCACGTATAAAAGGGGAAACGATTGGCTTAGTCTGTAACCAGCCAAAATATATGGCAGGCGGGCTTGACATTGATTCCAGTGACAAGGCAGCCAGGTTTATCCGATTCTGTGATTCTTTTAATATTCCAATCATTACCTTTGAGGATGTAACCGGATTTTTCCCTGGTGTAAAACAGGAACATGGCGGTATTATTCGTCATGGGGCCAAAATTTTATATGCCTATTCAGAGGCAACTGTTCCAAAAATTACGGTGATTACAAGGAAGGCATATGGTGGAGCTTATGTCGCGCTAAATAGTAAATCCATCGGCGCAGATCTTGTTTATGCATGGCCAAATGCCGAGATTGCAGTTATGGGCCCTGAGGGTGCAGCTAATATTATCTTTGCTAAAGAAATTGCTGAAAGTGAAAACCCCGAAGAAACCCGGCAGGAAAAAATAAATACATACCGGGAGAAATTCGCAAATCCATATATTGCCGCTGGACTGGGCATGGTTGATGATGTGGTTGATCCAAGGGAAACACGTATCAATCTCATTCAGGCCTTGGAGATGTTATATAATAAGCAGGAGGAAAGACCGAAGAAAAAGCATGGCAACATCCCGTTGTAG
- a CDS encoding DNA polymerase IV, which produces MEQPSARKGRVIFHIDMNCFYASVEMAHDPKLKGKPLAIAGNPEERKGIVVTSSYEARAKGVKTTMQLREAKRLCPELIIMRPNFDRYRTASKQIFQMLSDITPHVQPVSIDEGYMDVTDTEHDESPLRIAENLQKKILEELRLPCSIGIAPNKFLAKMASDIKKPLGITILRKRELSQTLWPLPIEEMYGVGEKTSEKLKTIDIKTIGDLAKKDVYQLKQMLGINGERLKQRANGMDMRPVDPNAVHDFKSIGSSQTLSHDTTDEKEIRTLMHQLADNVDRRVKRKKAAGRSVQLMIRYHDRRTITRSKKLQSYIESKDDILHVANELLQKHWNLEPIRLLGITLQDVDEKEHIGQQLDLFTYEKHARKENLYVAIDALSEKYGKNPFKQLDGTSSVEDDQPRTSFQKDFLDDYKRK; this is translated from the coding sequence ATGGAACAGCCGAGCGCAAGAAAAGGTCGGGTTATTTTTCATATTGATATGAATTGTTTTTATGCTTCTGTAGAAATGGCTCACGATCCAAAACTTAAAGGCAAACCCCTAGCAATTGCCGGGAATCCGGAAGAACGCAAGGGAATTGTAGTGACAAGCAGCTATGAAGCTAGGGCCAAAGGTGTTAAAACAACGATGCAATTACGTGAGGCGAAAAGGCTGTGTCCAGAGTTAATTATTATGCGTCCTAATTTTGATCGCTATCGAACAGCTTCTAAACAAATTTTCCAAATGCTTTCCGACATAACGCCTCATGTTCAACCGGTTTCCATTGATGAAGGATATATGGATGTTACCGACACAGAGCATGACGAGAGCCCGCTACGCATCGCAGAAAATCTGCAGAAAAAAATATTAGAAGAGCTCAGATTACCATGCAGTATTGGAATAGCCCCAAACAAATTTTTAGCAAAAATGGCATCAGACATCAAAAAACCACTTGGGATTACGATTTTGCGAAAAAGGGAATTATCACAAACCTTATGGCCGCTCCCAATAGAGGAAATGTATGGCGTTGGTGAAAAAACCTCAGAAAAGTTAAAAACCATCGACATTAAAACAATAGGTGATCTCGCAAAAAAAGATGTATATCAGCTTAAACAGATGTTGGGAATAAATGGCGAACGCTTAAAGCAACGAGCAAACGGGATGGACATGAGACCTGTTGACCCAAATGCTGTACATGATTTTAAAAGTATTGGAAGCTCACAAACATTATCCCATGACACCACAGATGAAAAAGAAATAAGGACCCTTATGCACCAGCTCGCAGACAATGTGGATCGCCGTGTGAAGCGAAAAAAGGCAGCAGGGCGAAGTGTACAGCTGATGATACGCTACCATGACCGAAGAACAATTACAAGAAGTAAAAAGCTACAATCCTACATTGAATCTAAAGATGATATTCTTCATGTTGCAAATGAATTATTGCAAAAGCACTGGAATTTAGAGCCTATTCGTCTTCTTGGAATTACCCTGCAGGATGTGGATGAAAAGGAACATATCGGTCAGCAGTTGGATTTGTTTACGTATGAAAAGCATGCCAGAAAAGAAAACCTGTACGTAGCGATTGATGCTCTTTCCGAAAAGTACGGTAAAAATCCGTTTAAGCAATTGGATGGCACGAGCAGCGTTGAGGATGA